GTTCACGGTTCTGTTGCAAAAGTGTTTAAAATGACAGGTATGGAAAGCCATCTAGAGGTGTTTGATACAGAAGAATTGGCTGTCCAATCCCTCATCAAAGAACGAAATTCTCAAACCGAATGAGGTAGTTGTAGTCCTCGTTTTACATTTTCCATCACTTCTTTCCCTTCAAATAATTCTAAAAGATACAAAGCAAACTCAAACGCCGAACCAGGACCAACACTTGTATGGATGTGTTGGTAGGACTCAATTCGTTTCCCCGTATACCTTCCACCAGCACCCAAAGCCAAGTCATCATCAGAAGGAAAAGCTGTATAAGGATCATCTCCTGTTAGGATTTGAAATTTGCGTAACACAGCAGGGGCAGCACAAATGGCTCCGATGATTTTTTTTGACTTATGAAATGACTGTAACATCGATTCGATAGTGGGATCCGCCATTAGATTCTTTGTGCCGTTTAGTCCACCAGGAAGGATGATGGCATCAAATTCATTTGGGTTGGTTTCGGAAAAAGTTTGGTCTGAGAGGTGGATTGTATTTCTAGAAGCGATCACTGGCTCTTTTGATTTACTCACAGAGACAACCTTTACATTCCCACGGCGTAAAACATCTATGAGAATGATGGCCTCCATTTCTTCAAATCCAGGACATAGGGGAATCAAAACCTGAGTTGCCATACTAAGATTTGTTTGACTTGTTACAATTTGTTCAAGTTTTTTTGTAAAAAAACGATTCCAAGAAATGGGAACTTTCCCCCCGTTTCTAGGGTCTTATACTATAGGAGAGAGTATTCATTGTCTATGACTGAGAAAAAAACGAATCCTTTACGTTACATCGCAATTGCCTTTAGCTTTTTATTACTTGGGACATTTTTATCTCCCATCTTAACTTGCGGAAATTCATCTGAAAACCCATTACAACTCAAAGCGGACGGCGGTGAAAAATTATCACCTGCACAAACACAAGCCGTTGCCTTAGAAGATGCTTTCCAAGAAGTATTTGATCGTGTCTCCCCAAGTGTTGTTTCCATCGCAACAGAAGGAACAGTGAATGTTCCTCTCCACCCGTTTGAATATTTTTTTGGCCCTCCACAAAACCAAAGGAGAGGATCACGCCAACAAAAACTTTCAGGACTAGGATCTGGAATCGTGTTAAACGAAGAAGGATACATTATGACTAACCACCATGTGATCCAAAACATGAATAAGTTTACGGTAAAATTAAAAAACAGAAGTGAGTATGAAGCAAAATTAATTGGATCTGATTCTACTGCTGATATTGCTTTATTAAAAATCAATGCACCAAAAGGAATTTTATCACCGAGTATTATCGGAGATTCAAGCAAAGTGAGAGTAGGGAACTGGGCCATTGCGATTGGAGCTCCTCTTGGCCTTGAACAATCTTTTACTGTTGGTGTGGTCTCTGCCATACAAAGGGGAGGACTCGACAAGTCTGGTCTTGCTTACATCCAAACGGATGCGGCCATCAACCAAGGGAATAGTGGAGGACCGCTCCTCAATATCAGAGGGGAAGTGGTAGGAATCAACCGTATGATTGTGAGCCAATCTGGTGGATCCGATGGGATTGGGTTTGCCATCCCGATCAATGAAGCAAGACGAGTTGTGGAAGAACTCAAAATGAATGGGAAGGTGGCAAGGGCTTGGATTGGGGCTGCACTTCAATATATATCACCGAGAGACATCGCCCAACTGGGACTGAAAAATAACCAAGGAGCCATCATCCACCAAATCCAAAAAGGAGCTCCTGCGGATAAAGCAGGACTTCAAATTATGGATGTAATTGTTGAAATCGATGGAAAACCCGTACGAACTCCAGATGAAGTTGTGGGAATCATCGTGAATTCGCAGATTGGCAAAAGCATTGAGTTAAAAATCATTCGAAATAAAAATGAAATCTTGACGTCCATCACTCCAGAGAAGAAACCCAATTGAGGTGAGTTTACGAGAAGATTGGATGCAAGCGGGCGAAGAAGAACCAAACCTTCGCCCAACAAAATTGTCTGAGTTTATTGGACAAAAAGAGGTTCTAGCCAATCTATCTGTTTATGTAGAAGCGGCTCGCAAACGAAAAAGCCCACTCGACCATGTTCTCATCTCAGGCCCCCCTGGGCTCGGCAAAACTACCCTTGCAAACATCATTGCCAATGAACTAGCCGTTGCCTTCACTCCGACTTCAGCACCAGCGATTTCGAAAGGGGCTGATTTGGTGCGGTTTCTAACTCTACTCAAAACAAACGAAGTTCTTTTCATCGATGAAATCCATGGTTTCATTAAAAAACAGGAAGAACTTTTGTATCCAGCCATGGAGAACTTTTTTGTCGATTTGGTTGTTGGGGAAGGTGTTACCGCAAATGCCTTACAAATCCAACTCCAACCTTTTACACTAGTTGGAGCAACAACAAGGTCTGGGCTTGTCAGTGATCCTTTAAAATCGAGATTTGGAATCCATCTCAAACTTGATTTTTATACGGATGAGGAAATGCAAATCATTGTGGATCGTTCTGCCAAATTGCTAGGTGTCAACCTCGGTGAAGGTGTGGCGATGGAAGTTGGGAAACGCAGTCGTAAAACTCCAAGGATCGCCAACCATCTTTTAAAGCGAGTTCGCGATTTTGCTGAAGTCAATAATGAAACATCCGTTAGTTTAAAAACATGTCGTTATGCATTTGAAAGGATGGGTGTGGACCATTTGGGGCTTGATGCAGTTGATAGGCAAATCCTCGACATTCTCATATCGAGGTATGGGGGAGGTCCAGTTGGAATCAAACCCATTGCCGTTGTCCTCGGGGAAGAGGAACGCACAATCGAAGACACTTATGAACCTTTCCTAGTCAGAGTGGGCCTAATCGACCGCACTCCACAAGGCCGAGTGGCTACGAAAAAAGCTTACGAACATTTAGGACTTCCGTATATTGGAAATACGGGAGAAAATCGTGAAAATGGCCCCACTCTCTTTTGATTTCCGATTACCCGAAAAAGAAGAAGGGGAAAAACGTCTCTTTTTTGCTTTCACATTTGTAATCCTACTTGCGTCCTTTTTTTTGGCTCACCTCATCACAAGGAATATGTTGTGGAAGATGTGGGCAGAAGAACAAACCTTGGAAAACCTCGGACCCAAAGAACAAGAAAAAATATACGAAGTGCTCGTAGAACAACAGTTCATCAATCCTGATAAAAAAGATGAGTACAAAGCCTTATCTAACAAAGATTCGGCGGGTGGTGGAGGGATCACAGAAAAACAAGGATTCCACACATTAACCCAATTTAGAGAATTCATAATGGGGAGTAATTCATCCACTCCTAGTAAATCTCAACCCAAATCAGAAGAATCCAAAGAAGATGAACTTTTTGAATTTGGAATTTTTAAAGCAGATCCAAAAACCAATTCCAACTCAGAAGAACGTCCTAACCAAGCGGCTAACGCTGGCCAAATGACGAAAATTCCTTTTAATTATCGTTTCCAACAAGACTTTTTATTTCGATGGGATGGAGCAAAGGCTCTCACGATTCCCACCAAACAGTTAGCAGGTTATTATTATTTTAAAAACATGTTAAAACGAATTGAGGAATCCTTTGCCCCTCCAGGTGGAGGAAATTATGCTTACCGTGATATGGCAGGTATAGTTGCCAGAGAAGGGATCAAAGAAGGGGAGACCAAAGTTTTATTTATGTTAAGTGAACAAGGTCAAGTTTTGGATGTGAGATTGGTATCATCCCAAGGACAGGTGGTTGTAGACCAAGCTTGTCTTGATTCCATCCGAGGCCAAAACTTTGGACCTGTTCCCGAAGAAGTTAAAGCCAAAGGATTAATCTTTGGCATAAATTTTATTTTCCCAGGGATTCGTTATTACCGCTAATGCTTAAACATTCATTCGTTGAGTAAAGTACAACCATACTCTTTCGATTGGAATTTTGCCGTATTGGTTCTACCTAGACCTTTTACGGTTACTGAAAGATTTTCTTTGTCTAATTTGAATTCACTGATAGGAACCCATTGCCTTGCAAAATCATGGCATTGTTCTTCTGATAACTCCATCACAAAGTAACAGCTACAATATTCTTTTGAGTAAAAACTCGAAATGATAGAAGGAAAACTAGATAAATGTTTCCAATTCCACTGTGCCCAAAACAAGAGTATCAAAAATACAAGAGATAAAATAACAGAGATTTTACGTTTCATAGATTTACCGAATCACAGATTCCTTGATTAATTTTAGAAAATCATTTTTGATAAACGCTTTTTCGCGATCATCACCAAAACGAACAACGATTAGGTCTAAACTTGGGATCACATACATCATTTGACCCCAATGGCCAAGAGCAGCGAAGGTATCTTTCGGAGCATCTGGCCAAGGTTCATGGATTCCTCTTTCAGGAACTCCTGTGTTTGCATACCAATGTGCGGTATAATTGTCTTCTGCTAAATCTTCGGAATAGGGAGTTGTTTTATAACCAGGAGCTGGAGTCCTTGTGAAACTCGACCATCCTTCTGGTAAGTAACGTTCTCCATTCCAAATACCATCATTTAAATACAAATATCCGATTTTTGCAAGATCCCTTGCCGTTAGATAAAGATAAGAGGAACCTACATACGTACCCGATCCATCGCGCTCAAAAGTTACATTTGAGATCCCAAGTGGTTTGAAGATTTTTTCAAACGGAAGTTTATCATATTCTTCCTTTCCATAAACCTTTTTTAAAATCGCAGATAAGATATTGGTATCACAACTAGAATAATATACATGTGTTCCAGGTTCCGACCGAAGTGGAAGGTTTGCACAAAAACTTCCCATATCCTGTCTACCTCTGGTATATAACATCGCAATGACGGAAGATTTTAATGGACCACTTTCATACCCCTCTTCTGCGGTAAGACCCGATGACATATTCAAAAGATGGCGAATGGTAATTTTTTTATGAGCTTCATCTCGGCTCAGTGGTTCGTAATGGTAATAACCTGGGTCATCTAATTTAATGAGACCATCTTTTACCGCAATCCCATACATAGTTTGTAGGATACTTTTTGAGACAGACCATGTTATGTGGACTTTATCTTGCTTAAAATTACGCGCATATTTTTCATAAATGAGTTTTCCATTGCGAAGTATAACCACGGCATCTGTCCTTCTCCCTTTACGATCTGTATCATCTCCAGTTCGAGTAAATGCATATTCATCAACTAATTTAAGTTTTGCGGACGATACTCCAACAGACTCTGGAGTAACAACTTTCCACTCTGGATTTGGCCATTCAGGTTTGAGACGTTTTGGTAAAGGAGTAACATTTACTTCTCCACCGAAAGGAGAAAGGTCTTTTCCACATTGGTATGTAAAAAGAACAAAAAATAAAATTAGAATATGTTTCATAGAATTCCTAACATTGATTCGAAAGAGAATTCTAAGCAGATAAAAATAGTTTGCAAAGGAAAAAAGGGAAACGTTATACTTTTTCTGCGTAACCTTTTAGTTTTTGTACCATAGAAAAGAGTCCGTTTCGTCGTGAGATCGACAAAAACTTTGCAAGACCTACTTCTTCAATAAATCCAAGTGAGGCTTTCGCTATATCTCCAGGACTTTGTCCTGAAAATACGCGTATCAAGATTGCGATGAGTCCTTTTGTTAAGGCTGTATCACTATCAGCATCAAACTCAAGTTTTCCTTCATTTAGTCTAGGTGCGACCCAAACACGAGATTGGCACCCTGGTACTAAGTATTCTTCTGTTCTTTTTTCGTCTGGAAACGTAGGTAATCCTTCACCTAACTCAATTAAATATTGAAATTTTTCTTCCCAATCAGTGAGTTCAGAAAACTCGGAGATAATTTCTTTTTGGATTTCTTCAATGTTTTGTTTCATCATTAGAATTTCCTTTTGGGATCTCAGCGAATTTATCTTTTTTTCTCATATAAAACTGATTGAAGTTGGACTTTGATAAATTTTTGATTTCGATGCGATTCACAGTGGAAACTGTGAGTTCGTGTAAATCTTCGTTTTTGTGGAAAAAATAATCCATACGAAGTTTTTCTTCCAAAGGATATTCTACATTTTCCCAAACTAATTTTTTTGATTCAAAGTCGACAAACAAACATTCGGGTGGTTTCGACAAAACATAACAAAACTCACCTGGTTTAGGAACCCCTTTGTAAAATAACCCGCATCCAAAACTCGCTAAAATTAGAATTCCAATACTTATAAAAAGACCAATGGAGACTAAAGACTTCATTCTTTTTTATCCAAGGTTAAATCTAATTTTGTTTTGAGACCAGGTTTTTCTTTGATGAACTGAGAAATCAAAATAGGAATCTCTGTATTTTTTTTGCCAGTGGTTACGTAATACTCTTCTAACAAATCAATCCCTTTTTGAGATAAGTTTTGTAAGTGAAAGA
The sequence above is a segment of the Leptospira sp. WS39.C2 genome. Coding sequences within it:
- a CDS encoding S1C family serine protease, whose protein sequence is MTEKKTNPLRYIAIAFSFLLLGTFLSPILTCGNSSENPLQLKADGGEKLSPAQTQAVALEDAFQEVFDRVSPSVVSIATEGTVNVPLHPFEYFFGPPQNQRRGSRQQKLSGLGSGIVLNEEGYIMTNHHVIQNMNKFTVKLKNRSEYEAKLIGSDSTADIALLKINAPKGILSPSIIGDSSKVRVGNWAIAIGAPLGLEQSFTVGVVSAIQRGGLDKSGLAYIQTDAAINQGNSGGPLLNIRGEVVGINRMIVSQSGGSDGIGFAIPINEARRVVEELKMNGKVARAWIGAALQYISPRDIAQLGLKNNQGAIIHQIQKGAPADKAGLQIMDVIVEIDGKPVRTPDEVVGIIVNSQIGKSIELKIIRNKNEILTSITPEKKPN
- a CDS encoding SufE family protein, producing the protein MKQNIEEIQKEIISEFSELTDWEEKFQYLIELGEGLPTFPDEKRTEEYLVPGCQSRVWVAPRLNEGKLEFDADSDTALTKGLIAILIRVFSGQSPGDIAKASLGFIEEVGLAKFLSISRRNGLFSMVQKLKGYAEKV
- the ruvB gene encoding Holliday junction branch migration DNA helicase RuvB produces the protein MQAGEEEPNLRPTKLSEFIGQKEVLANLSVYVEAARKRKSPLDHVLISGPPGLGKTTLANIIANELAVAFTPTSAPAISKGADLVRFLTLLKTNEVLFIDEIHGFIKKQEELLYPAMENFFVDLVVGEGVTANALQIQLQPFTLVGATTRSGLVSDPLKSRFGIHLKLDFYTDEEMQIIVDRSAKLLGVNLGEGVAMEVGKRSRKTPRIANHLLKRVRDFAEVNNETSVSLKTCRYAFERMGVDHLGLDAVDRQILDILISRYGGGPVGIKPIAVVLGEEERTIEDTYEPFLVRVGLIDRTPQGRVATKKAYEHLGLPYIGNTGENRENGPTLF
- a CDS encoding serine hydrolase domain-containing protein, which codes for MKHILILFFVLFTYQCGKDLSPFGGEVNVTPLPKRLKPEWPNPEWKVVTPESVGVSSAKLKLVDEYAFTRTGDDTDRKGRRTDAVVILRNGKLIYEKYARNFKQDKVHITWSVSKSILQTMYGIAVKDGLIKLDDPGYYHYEPLSRDEAHKKITIRHLLNMSSGLTAEEGYESGPLKSSVIAMLYTRGRQDMGSFCANLPLRSEPGTHVYYSSCDTNILSAILKKVYGKEEYDKLPFEKIFKPLGISNVTFERDGSGTYVGSSYLYLTARDLAKIGYLYLNDGIWNGERYLPEGWSSFTRTPAPGYKTTPYSEDLAEDNYTAHWYANTGVPERGIHEPWPDAPKDTFAALGHWGQMMYVIPSLDLIVVRFGDDREKAFIKNDFLKLIKESVIR
- a CDS encoding TonB family protein, with the protein product MAPLSFDFRLPEKEEGEKRLFFAFTFVILLASFFLAHLITRNMLWKMWAEEQTLENLGPKEQEKIYEVLVEQQFINPDKKDEYKALSNKDSAGGGGITEKQGFHTLTQFREFIMGSNSSTPSKSQPKSEESKEDELFEFGIFKADPKTNSNSEERPNQAANAGQMTKIPFNYRFQQDFLFRWDGAKALTIPTKQLAGYYYFKNMLKRIEESFAPPGGGNYAYRDMAGIVAREGIKEGETKVLFMLSEQGQVLDVRLVSSQGQVVVDQACLDSIRGQNFGPVPEEVKAKGLIFGINFIFPGIRYYR
- a CDS encoding DJ-1 family glyoxalase III, with product MATQVLIPLCPGFEEMEAIILIDVLRRGNVKVVSVSKSKEPVIASRNTIHLSDQTFSETNPNEFDAIILPGGLNGTKNLMADPTIESMLQSFHKSKKIIGAICAAPAVLRKFQILTGDDPYTAFPSDDDLALGAGGRYTGKRIESYQHIHTSVGPGSAFEFALYLLELFEGKEVMENVKRGLQLPHSV